The following nucleotide sequence is from Mycobacterium sp. Z3061.
GGCCTACGACGTCGCGGCTTTCTGGTCCAGAGGTGGCATCGCCCACCTACTCACCAGGCCCGGCGACACACCCCCATTCCAGCGTGGCGGCATGGGCGATCATTCGGCCGGCATGACCCTGGCCGGCGCCGTCTGCGCTGCGTTACTCGCCCGCGAGCGCACCGGCACAGGGCAATTGGTGTCGACCTCGCTGTACCGCCAGGGCGCATACACCGTGAGCTTCGACCTGAACACTTACCTGCTCACCGGTCAGCCGATCGCGATCGGCGAACGCGCCACCATGGGTAACCCGTGCATGAACAACTACGCCGCCGCCGACGGACGCCGGTTCTGGATCGTCGGACTGGAAGTCAACCGGCACTGGCCGGCGCTTTGTCGAGTGGTGGGCCGCACCGACTGGCTGACCGACCCGCGCTATGCCGACGCCCGCGGCCGCGCAGCCAACGCCGCCACGCTGATCGCCGAACTCGACGAGATCTTCGCGACCCGCCCACTCGACGAGTGGGCGGACCTGTTCGCCGCCGAGCCGGATTTCTTCTGGTCGCCGATCAACGCACTCGAGGACATCGTGGCCGACGAGCAATTCCATGCCGCCGGCGGAATCGTCGACGTACCCGACGGAGACGCGATCGTGCCGATGGTGGCGACGCCCGCCGATTTTCACGGAACGCCCTGGTTACCGCGCTCTGCTGCACCGCAACTCGGCCAGCACACCGACGAGGTCCTGGCCGAACTGGACGCCCGCCGCCAGCGCTGAGACCTCCGCGGAGCTTTACAAAATCGAGCGGAAGTGTCACGCTGTCCGAGGAGCTGTGGCAACAGGAACGGATCGATGGTTACTCCAACGTTCGACTTTCATCCCGGCAGGGGCACGGCACGCAGGGCTCACCTCGACGGCCAGGTACTGCGTCACCGCCTCGACATCATTGCCGTCGGCACCGGCGACGTGGTGCACACCGTCGGCGGCTGGCTGTATGACCGGGTGATGGCCGGCTGGCAGGTCAGCGTGCTGTTACCGCCGGGCTGCGACACCCGTCCGTTGCGCGTATTGGGGGCGCGGGTTTTGGACGAGGCCGGAGATCTGGACGTCTCTGGACCGATGAGTCAGGGTCTGGCCGTCAGCGCCGAGGCGTTCGCCGCCGACGACCGCGTCCGTGCCTTGGTGCGCAAGGCCGTGGCCAGTCGGTTGACCGAGGTTGCGCTGTGGGGCGAGGGCTGGCCACTCGGTGCGGACCGCGGCCTCACCCGGACCCAGTACACGCCGAGCGCCGCAGCCCGCGCGTTTAAAGCCGAAGCCCTGCGCGCAGCTGGAATGCATTACGAGGCAATAGCTTCCACAGAGTCTATGATTACCGACTCGGCCTGGCCGGGCTAGCCGGACAGCATGAAGAAGTACCACCGCCACACGTTGCTCTACCTGCACGAAACGATCGACCTGGGTTCGGGGCGCAGCGACGATTTCACCGAGGTGTTCGTCGACATCTATCAGCCGATGATGGAAGAACTCGGTGCCCGGCTGTACGCGATCTGGGAGACCACGCCCTACAACGGTCACTGGCCACAGGTGACGATCATCTGGGAGATCGACGCATTCGCGGACTACGCCAGGATCGGCGCCGCGCAGGCGCGCGGCGGTAGTCACGAGGCGGTGGCCGGGAAGTGGTCGGCCTATCTGACCGACTTGGGCGCCTCGGGTGAGGGCCGGATCATGTACGCCGGTCCCAGCAACCGGAGCCTGGCCGCTTTGCGTGACGTGAATTTCGATGCGTCGCTGGTGATTCAGGAGATCATGCAGACCAAGCCGGGTCGGCAGGAC
It contains:
- a CDS encoding CoA transferase; translation: MAGPVEGIKVVELGVWVAGPAAAAILADWGADVIKIESPAGDPGRMFGRMLGCDLGVNPPFEMDNRSKRSVVLDLTTASDRQVALELLSDADVFITNVRPGALRRLGLDYETLANDHPRLVYGLITGYGESGPDADRAAYDVAAFWSRGGIAHLLTRPGDTPPFQRGGMGDHSAGMTLAGAVCAALLARERTGTGQLVSTSLYRQGAYTVSFDLNTYLLTGQPIAIGERATMGNPCMNNYAAADGRRFWIVGLEVNRHWPALCRVVGRTDWLTDPRYADARGRAANAATLIAELDEIFATRPLDEWADLFAAEPDFFWSPINALEDIVADEQFHAAGGIVDVPDGDAIVPMVATPADFHGTPWLPRSAAPQLGQHTDEVLAELDARRQR
- a CDS encoding NIPSNAP family protein; the encoded protein is MKKYHRHTLLYLHETIDLGSGRSDDFTEVFVDIYQPMMEELGARLYAIWETTPYNGHWPQVTIIWEIDAFADYARIGAAQARGGSHEAVAGKWSAYLTDLGASGEGRIMYAGPSNRSLAALRDVNFDASLVIQEIMQTKPGRQDDYIRELERLYVPWSESTGKHWLGSFTTTFRFNEVIHYWALEGGWECFANHYPSWKDSPPAEIVTWMSVAPALRDGWEDSILQALPPSPLQ